AAGAAGTCAGAACACTACACATCCTGATTTAGCTCTGGCAGTGTGTCTGTCTATTTTCATCACATTTCTGATAGCTTTCATCGTTGGAGTCCTGGCAAGACCTTGCATCGATTCGCTTTGGAAAAGAGTCACCAATAAGAAAAGCACTCCTGCAGCCAACTCTGTCTCCACTGTTGAACAAAGACAATATGTCAATGAGGCCTTCTCCAGTGCTGAGGAGCCAGAAGACCCGGGACATGTTAGGGAAAGGAGGGTCACATTTAGCACTGTGGACTTTATTGAAGAGAACAATGTACAGTATTATGATACTGTAGCTAGTGGTGATCAGGACAGCATTAGCAGTGATGCAGTGTTTGAGGGCCAAGTACTTGAGGCTGAGCGTTATAAGCAAGCTATTGGAGAATCAGAAAGTGAACATTTACCACTGAGGCGTTCAGAGGATAAGCAGAGTGATGACAGTGATTCAGGTGACTCGAATGAACAGCGTATCCAAAACATGGAATTTGAACACATTCCCGACCCTGACGAACTAGGAGAGAGGAGAAGCCTGTCATCATGCTCAGATTCATCTTTATCTGAAAAAGTGTCAGGAGAGGAGCACATTGCCaagaaaaaacccacaaagtcTAAATCGCCTAAGTTGGTCGAAGACTTAGTTCAGCAGAGGCCAAATTTAGCTTCAGAAGTAGCAGTCACACAAATATCCATTGAGGGCAAAAGTGAAAATCCCAGACTTTCTTCCAGGTCATTTGATGATTGTCTCCtacatacaaataaaacaaatccatcAGACTCTGATGTTTCTCATGAGAATGACCTTTTTGAATTCAGCGACTCTGTTGAAAGTCCAACTGCAAGATCTGGCAACGTGTTTGATTCTTTGCATAAGCCAAAACAAACTCTAACATCCACTTcggacaaacagaaaatggaagATATGTCTAGCTCTAGCTCATATATAAGTGAGAATGAGCCTACACATTACACTGTGAACTCTGACCCAGACTCTGAACAAGATGTTAGGTATGGAGTGCAAAGCCAGAGAGTGGATCCAGTCAAGAATAGCTATGACACAAAAAGCCCAGCAGGGAGACCACATTACACCAGTTCTTCTGATTCCAGCGAGACTAACGAAGACTCAatgcagaacaaaagaaaacaaaaaacttataGAAAAGAAATCACAGACCTCAAAGCTGGACATCACAGAAGCCGAATCAAGGATCGTTCTGATGTCAGAGCCCAAACACTGCCTAGTGATTTCTCTTCTAGTGATGAGAGCACAAATCAAGAAATAAGTGACATGCAGAATCAGAGAATGACAACTTGGACAAGAGTTCCAGTATCTCAACCAAAGACTCCATATTCAAGCACACAATGGCCTTCAGTTGACCTCAAGCATATACCACGCATCAAAAGGCGTTTGGATATCAAAGGACCATCACCAAGATTAGTTTCATCTTCCAGTAGTGATAGTGAGGATGAAAAAGTTCCCTTTAAGAAACAGGAGCAACAAGAGGTACATGTGTCAAGACCTCCAATAAAAGTATCTCAAACAGTCACTAAGGAGCCAGAAAACCAGTGGCCTGCTATTGACCTTAGAGGAGTAACACGAATCAAGAGGCGACTGGATGTCAAAGCACCATCACCAAGATCTGATTCTTTTTCCAGTAGTGACAGTGAGGATGAAGCCACAAAGCAAATTCAGAAACCAGCGTATGAAGAGTTACATGTGTCAAGGCCTCCAATAAAAGTATCTCAAACAGTGACTAAGGAGCCAGAAAACCAGTGGCCTGCCATTGACCTTAGAGGAATAACACAAATCAAGAGGCAACTGGATATAAAAGGACCGTCAACAAAATCTGATTCCTCTTCCAGTAGTGATAGCGAAGATGAAAAGgttcacattaaaaaacaggAGCAACAAGAGGTACATGTGTCAAGACCTCCAATAAAAGTATCTCAAACAGTCACTAAGGAGCCAGAAAACCAGTGGCCTGCTATTGACCTTAGAGGAGTAACACGAATCAAGAGGCGACTGGATATAAAAGGACCGTCAACAAGATCTGATTCCTCTTCCAGTAGTGACAGTGAGGATGAAGCCACAAAGCAAATTCAGAAACCAGTGTATGAAGAGTTACATGTGTCAAGGCCTCCAATAAAAGTATCTCAAACAGTAACTAAGGAGCCAGAAAACCAGTGGCCTGCTTCTGACCTTAGAGGAATAACACAAATCAAGAGGCGACTGGATGTCAAAGCACCATTACCAAGATCTGATTCCTCTTCCAGTAGTGACAGTGAGGATGAAAAAGTTCCCATTAAGAAACAGGAGCAACAAGAGGTACATGTGTCAATACCTCCAATAAAAGTATCTCAAACAGTGACTAAGGAGCCAGAAAACCAGTGGCCTGCTATTGACCTTAGAGGAGTAACACGAATCAAGAGGCGACTGGATGTCAAAGCACCATCACCAAGATCTGATTCCTCATCCAGTAGTGACAGCGAGGATGAAAAAGTTCCCATTAAGAAACAGGAGCAACAAGAGGTACATGTGTCAAGGCCTCAAATAAAAGTATCTCAAACAGTAACTAAGGAGCCAGAAAACCAGTGGCCTGCTATTGACCTTAGAGGAATAACACAAATCAAGAGGCGACTGGATGTCAAAGCACCATCACCAAGATCTGATTCCTCTTCCAGTAGTGACAGCGAGGATGAAAAAGTTCCCATTAAGAAACAGGAGCAACAAGAGGTACATGTGTCAAGACCTCCAATAAAAGTATCTCAAACAGTCACTAAGGAGCCAGAAAACCAGTGGCCTGCTATAGTTCTTGAGCGAGTAACACAAATTAAGAGACGTCTGGATATTAAAGCATCATCACCAAGATCTGATTCATCTTCCAGTAGTGACAGTGAGAATGAAGCCACAAAGCAAATTCAGAAACCAGTGTATGACGAGTTACATGTGTCAAGGCCTCCAATAAAAGTATCTCAAACAGTAACTAAGGAGCCAGAAAACCAGTGGCCTGCTCTTAATCACGAGCAAGTAACACGAATCAAGAGGCGTCTGGATATCAAAGGACCATCACCAATAAATGACTTATCTTCCAGTGAGGCCACAGGCCATTTTAAGAAACAGGAGCAAAACGATTTACATGTGTTAAGGCCTGGAATGGAAACATCTGATGTACTAACAACTTTTGAAAACAAGTTCAAGCAGTCTCCAGAAGTTCTAGTGATGGACATTTCTCATGCTCCAAAGAAAGACCACAACATCATATTAGAAAAGTATACTGCTGTTTCAGAAGATCTGCAGAACCAACCAACAAGCAACACTATCAGCTCAACACCAGAGATAAACCCAGAGATAAACCCAGAGCTTCAAACACGATGGGCAACAATGAATCTTGGCATCTCCCGCTTCCGAAGACGTCTTGAAATCACCTCACCTACAACAAAACCACCTAACCTGCCATCGTCACCCCTACCTGATTCCCCACACTCTTCCAGCAATGAAAGTGTGCCTGAAAGACGAACAAGATTACAGAGAAGAATTGTTGGGATGCAAGAATTAGTCTACACAGACTCATCTTGTCTACCTGAAAACACACCAGTGAATGTTTCACCTACATTGAAGGATCCACATAACAAGTTCAACTTCTTAGCTGAAGCCAAATCAAGTGTAACAGAAAATGAGACCAAGCCAGACCAAGCCATTAAAAGATATCGAGATACATGGGTTGATGAAAAGGCTTCAGCTACAGCTTCTCAACATTACCCTCATTCCTCTTCTAGCAGTGATAGTGAGGATAAAACTATAGACCCAAGTGTTCCTGACCTGAGTCTTAGTGTCCCACGCATCCAGAGACATCTAAATATTAAGGCACCATCACAAGAGCTAAGTAATACCCAATCTTTCtttagtaaaaatgaaaaaggtgtGAGCAAATACAGTGAAATGCAAAGCAGACAAACTATTTTAGGAACTGCAGATGAGTCGCTGATCACTTATAAGCGTTCCATTATCAAATCATCATCACTTCCTAAAAACTCTTTCAGTCAAACTGTGGACCAAACATTCATTGCACAAGAAAACAGTTACAGAAACACATCTCATGCCCCAAGACTTAGCCCAAATATGAGCTTTGACAATATAGTAAAGGGAAAAATCAGGCAGCCCAGATCTAACACAGATGTGGACCTGCTACCTGAAATAAAATGGATGAGAGTTGGTCATCATTTATCTGACCGTTCAACCTTCAGTCCAGCTGGTCTGAACGCAATGTTACCATCGCTACAGCAGGCTTCCCTCGCAGAACCACAATCTCTCCCTCTCGAGGCCACCAACAGCACAAGTGGCATTGATAAAATGCAAGACAGTGGGAAGTTAGATGAGACCCTTCTGAATAAATACTCATCACTTGGCAGTGAGGGTGCTTCATTCAGTGATTCTTTTGATCTGCTTGGTATTTCACCCCacaacacaaatgaaaaagaggacaagagagaaaataaaggcCTCAATGCCCTAAAAGTCATGTCACTGGAGAGAAAACTATGGGAGGGAGACTTGAGTAAGGACCCATTTCTTTTATCTGATGACTACAGTTCACAAGATGACTCCAATTTTATGTACAACCAGTCTGAAAAAGACTCAGAAATCCCATCTAATGAGCCGTTAAGACGTATTTCCTCCTCTTCAATGGAAAAGAAGAGAGATGCAGATTTGTTCTTGTTGTATGGAGTTCCTCGCTATATTAGGCATGACTTTAAAGCCCCAATGCAGGAGactcctccacctcctgttCCAGAAACACCTCTACCAGATGACTGAAGAGGAAAAACTCAAAGACCTCCACACAGCGTTAAGAAACAAGAGCATAAAGGAAAAATATACGAGTCGTAAACTGTTTGTTAAATCATGTTTTACACATTGCTAAACAACCCAATGACTGGGTTCATTGTTCCTTAATTATATATTTCCCACACAATATTTGAATgcaattcaatttaaaattaaatgtaaactAATCAAATTTAGGTAGTGTTTGTAGAGCAATAAGGGACACCATTTATTGTTCACATTTCTCACTGTTCTTTAAATCACCTTTTTCTTCAATTCTATTTATCAAGCCAATTTTTTATTTGCGCAAACTCACACTGAAAAGCCCTAATGGTTATCAATCATTTATACATGTCTCATTTATAAACCATgtcttgatttaaaaagaataaattgttCAGATTGATTATTTGTAGAATTAACAGTTAATATGTCTGCTTTTAGGACAAATGAATTACTAAAAGACGCCAGATACAAGCCAGTAAGTTAATAAACCCTTTTATTTATGTGTATAGACATAGGTTATAGTGAAAACAGACATATAGACACTTagtttacatacatatatacattttGGGACAAGGCTGTTCACCCTCCTGCAATTTCATgggaaaatactaaaacatcTAGCTCTACATAGCATTTGGTAGGCAATCCATCAGCTAGTTTTTGTTGATGGTTGGTGCATCATAATGAGATTTTACTGAAAGCTTTTGTGGATGATCCCCACAATAAATCtaggtgtgttttgtgtgtatcATGACAGTGACAATGACTGCAAATATTTCATGTACTTCAAATTAATAAAACGATTCCTCACACTGTTTGCAGCGTGCTGGGGCTTTTGCTAATTGTAAAGATGGATAAGATGAGACAAATGCAGGGGGGAACTCCCGTTCCACCATGAGGTTACAGGTGTGTTCCAAGTCTTAGTAGacacaattttgttttgttttgttttgtttttttccattagaaaaataaacttacatGATTGTGTATGTCAAAGCAAGCACAAAACACGTGCACAAATaactgtacaaaacaaaaacgtgttcagaaaatgtttctgaaagatCTCATCCATTCACAAAAAAGGCTCGCTGGAGCATGCATGCAAATAGTAAATCTTCTGGCGGTTCAGCGTCACATCACAGTCAAAAAATTTATACAAGAACATTACACTAGGCAAACAGAACAGCATAGCATCTTTACACAGCTCCAAACTGTCAGTGTCCACTGCTTTTAATCACATCCTAAAGGTGTTTACAAAGAAATGCTTTCAGCAAACCTACCATACAAGCCTAAAGGACGTTGTACTCAGAAGGTTTCTGGAGTTTCACTGCAGTTATATTAACACTGCCAGTTCTGGGAGGGATGCTACTGGTAAAGAGAGACCAGAAACTATCAGTAGACTTAGGAAGACGAACAGATGCCAAATACAGAGACAAAATGGACACCATCTAGCTCTATGTTAACTTATAACACAGCCTAAACAGTTTGAATTCATCCTGAAATAATACCTGACCAAttctgtgtgtgggtgcgtgCATGTAGTGAATGTATTCTCATGTGTATACATTTGGATTTGTTGGTATGTGTGTAGGACACACAATGTGACTTCCATGTTTGAGGCACATTAATACCCTTACCTACACAATGCAGATACATGAATTGGTCGTCGGACCAACAAATGCTGATCAGAGCACTCGTGGCTCAGCACTGTACTGTGATAAGAGTTAGTAAGCAGCAATGCTGATCGGTTTGGTGTTATGAGGTCTGAAGCTTCTGCAGTGGGATAGTTAGCGTTAGCCAAACAGTAAGAgggaccaaaaaataaataaaaatggagggaataaaaaaaaaaaaaaaaaactggcttttATTGATAGTAAACAGCACAGGCATCAG
The Kryptolebias marmoratus isolate JLee-2015 linkage group LG24, ASM164957v2, whole genome shotgun sequence DNA segment above includes these coding regions:
- the LOC108240194 gene encoding uncharacterized protein LOC108240194 translates to MAASQMSLLASGLLLVSFLRCSSPSPPCPQPCVCRRAPLLNCSSSGLTSVPRLTQDSVTELDLSHNLLGSVSLCQPRQKLRSMWLGNNSITYLSLCVERNPGDRYRRHRPGTGSRARCLTWAPALQLLSAEKNLLEQLPEGLDGVKSLQVLQLSFNRISTLQPGALSNLKELKELHLHHNLLTHLHPQMFQDLDQLRVLDMSFNMLTSLHPVMYLTLRSIGTDVGLDGNRWQCNCSMHRLQRMMVNDSSRGLQIWSIVCSSPAAISGRDLLHLEEKDLKCLNTENKSDLHQDVMVYSGSGILLPCSVQGSIWWTPRGQASVSHHNAGLLISNFSERDTGLYVCVSEEDQVLSVFNLQISKPGGARKPRSLPKLSLPQAEKRSQNTTHPDLALAVCLSIFITFLIAFIVGVLARPCIDSLWKRVTNKKSTPAANSVSTVEQRQYVNEAFSSAEEPEDPGHVRERRVTFSTVDFIEENNVQYYDTVASGDQDSISSDAVFEGQVLEAERYKQAIGESESEHLPLRRSEDKQSDDSDSGDSNEQRIQNMEFEHIPDPDELGERRSLSSCSDSSLSEKVSGEEHIAKKKPTKSKSPKLVEDLVQQRPNLASEVAVTQISIEGKSENPRLSSRSFDDCLLHTNKTNPSDSDVSHENDLFEFSDSVESPTARSGNVFDSLHKPKQTLTSTSDKQKMEDMSSSSSYISENEPTHYTVNSDPDSEQDVRYGVQSQRVDPVKNSYDTKSPAGRPHYTSSSDSSETNEDSMQNKRKQKTYRKEITDLKAGHHRSRIKDRSDVRAQTLPSDFSSSDESTNQEISDMQNQRMTTWTRVPVSQPKTPYSSTQWPSVDLKHIPRIKRRLDIKGPSPRLVSSSSSDSEDEKVPFKKQEQQEVHVSRPPIKVSQTVTKEPENQWPAIDLRGVTRIKRRLDVKAPSPRSDSFSSSDSEDEATKQIQKPAYEELHVSRPPIKVSQTVTKEPENQWPAIDLRGITQIKRQLDIKGPSTKSDSSSSSDSEDEKVHIKKQEQQEVHVSRPPIKVSQTVTKEPENQWPAIDLRGVTRIKRRLDIKGPSTRSDSSSSSDSEDEATKQIQKPVYEELHVSRPPIKVSQTVTKEPENQWPASDLRGITQIKRRLDVKAPLPRSDSSSSSDSEDEKVPIKKQEQQEVHVSIPPIKVSQTVTKEPENQWPAIDLRGVTRIKRRLDVKAPSPRSDSSSSSDSEDEKVPIKKQEQQEVHVSRPQIKVSQTVTKEPENQWPAIDLRGITQIKRRLDVKAPSPRSDSSSSSDSEDEKVPIKKQEQQEVHVSRPPIKVSQTVTKEPENQWPAIVLERVTQIKRRLDIKASSPRSDSSSSSDSENEATKQIQKPVYDELHVSRPPIKVSQTVTKEPENQWPALNHEQVTRIKRRLDIKGPSPINDLSSSEATGHFKKQEQNDLHVLRPGMETSDVLTTFENKFKQSPEVLVMDISHAPKKDHNIILEKYTAVSEDLQNQPTSNTISSTPEINPEINPELQTRWATMNLGISRFRRRLEITSPTTKPPNLPSSPLPDSPHSSSNESVPERRTRLQRRIVGMQELVYTDSSCLPENTPVNVSPTLKDPHNKFNFLAEAKSSVTENETKPDQAIKRYRDTWVDEKASATASQHYPHSSSSSDSEDKTIDPSVPDLSLSVPRIQRHLNIKAPSQELSNTQSFFSKNEKGVSKYSEMQSRQTILGTADESLITYKRSIIKSSSLPKNSFSQTVDQTFIAQENSYRNTSHAPRLSPNMSFDNIVKGKIRQPRSNTDVDLLPEIKWMRVGHHLSDRSTFSPAGLNAMLPSLQQASLAEPQSLPLEATNSTSGIDKMQDSGKLDETLLNKYSSLGSEGASFSDSFDLLGISPHNTNEKEDKRENKGLNALKVMSLERKLWEGDLSKDPFLLSDDYSSQDDSNFMYNQSEKDSEIPSNEPLRRISSSSMEKKRDADLFLLYGVPRYIRHDFKAPMQETPPPPVPETPLPDD